The following proteins come from a genomic window of Actinomycetota bacterium:
- a CDS encoding sulfotransferase family protein, protein MLCNDALLFVHVPKTGGMSLTRFLLETLPGPVHYFHPDHDADLDATHVIQHAGIRHESLSEAAAALGSDLGRRLEDFEVILAVVRNPYALEVSRFAYLQKGHPWDRGYNQTLAMEDNFETFAVRSRDHAGKPIGEYLAIAGQTPPNLYVSRAETLDQDVSRVLSSIGVDAEVNLPVVNTSHHDPYTSYYTPTAEKAVYERYRVLFERGFYQRMGVTEMQPTRYGHRVPMVGPVQQVGPSSGLYPDLWATSPLYFSVRPDQAVTALRVSGWRPARRTQPAELELLVDERPLAKLPGTTGKFKWEVPLTLDVDQPARCEIRTSPLWSPADEAQRADHRRLAFRLSSVAFDPR, encoded by the coding sequence ATGCTGTGCAATGACGCTCTGCTGTTCGTGCACGTCCCGAAGACCGGCGGCATGTCGCTGACCAGGTTCTTGCTGGAGACGCTACCGGGACCCGTTCACTACTTCCATCCGGACCACGACGCGGACCTCGACGCAACGCACGTCATCCAGCATGCAGGGATCCGCCATGAGTCGCTGAGCGAGGCAGCGGCCGCACTGGGTAGCGACCTAGGCCGGCGACTCGAGGACTTCGAGGTCATCCTGGCCGTGGTGCGCAACCCCTACGCACTGGAGGTCTCGCGGTTCGCGTACCTCCAGAAGGGGCACCCGTGGGATCGGGGCTACAACCAGACGCTCGCGATGGAGGACAACTTCGAGACCTTCGCCGTGCGAAGCCGCGACCACGCGGGAAAGCCCATCGGGGAGTACCTCGCGATCGCTGGACAGACCCCGCCCAACCTGTACGTCTCGCGGGCCGAGACCCTGGACCAAGACGTGTCAAGGGTGTTGTCGAGCATCGGCGTGGACGCCGAGGTCAACCTCCCGGTCGTCAACACGTCACACCACGACCCCTACACGTCGTACTACACGCCCACCGCCGAGAAGGCGGTCTACGAGCGATACCGCGTTCTGTTCGAGCGTGGCTTCTACCAGCGCATGGGCGTCACCGAGATGCAGCCCACGCGGTACGGGCACCGAGTGCCGATGGTCGGCCCGGTTCAACAAGTCGGTCCGTCATCGGGCCTGTACCCCGACCTGTGGGCGACCTCGCCGCTGTACTTCAGCGTGCGGCCAGACCAGGCCGTTACGGCGCTGCGCGTCTCCGGGTGGCGCCCGGCCCGCCGCACGCAGCCGGCGGAGTTGGAACTGCTGGTCGATGAACGTCCCCTGGCAAAGCTCCCGGGCACGACCGGCAAGTTCAAGTGGGAGGTACCTCTGACCCTCGACGTCGATCAGCCTGCACGGTGCGAGATCAGGACGTCGCCGCTGTGGTCGCCCGCCGACGAGGCTCAACGCGCC